A window of the Scleropages formosus chromosome 5, fSclFor1.1, whole genome shotgun sequence genome harbors these coding sequences:
- the LOC114910524 gene encoding NACHT, LRR and PYD domains-containing protein 3-like has protein sequence MSMKSDRSMDQPIRFQQGQVSTDGRNQLKRCDSAHQQVDLSAVFKSLEDKAVKFLRDELNKLKRNLSQDYPACLEPQADNDLDSEAEIQKMCGREGALKITLYILRTMNQKDLADTLEKSNIDEFLMKYQHKYRCNLKKKFECVFEGKAKQGNPVLLNKIYTELYITKGGTGGINDEHEVRLIETATKSPAVQDTAIQCSDIFEPLAGETAPIRTVLTKGVAGIGKTVSVHKFILDWAEGKGNQDIHFIFAFPFRDLNLMKGQDYSLIELIHHFIPELKELGSAELERCKTLFIFDGLDESRLPLDFKNNQSWFDVTKTTSLDVLLTNLIKGNLLPSALIWVTSRPAAAGQIPPECVHQVTEIRGFNDPQKEEYFRKRFSNQDLVNRIITHVKSTRSLYIMCHIPVFCWISAIVLEKLFGNENSGEIPKTLTQMYTHFIIFQSSLKNEKYQKERENELYNILKSDREFLLKLGELAFRNLETGNLIFYEEDLKECGIDVSEASVYSGVCTEIFKEECGLYQRKVYCFVHLSVQEYLAALFSVLKRNKKYSFIKQIAAHTENWSDFLNKSVDQALQSKNGHLDLYLRFLLGLSMDSSQSLLYGLLTERRIRSFDTDKTVQYIKKKIRENLSPERTINLFHCLNELNDNSLVEEVQGYLSSGNLSNKHLSPAQWSALAFVLLMSDEELDVFDLKKYIRSEEGLLRLLPVVKISKTALLKQCGLTKRCCGALSSVLTLNSSHLRELDLSDNDLQDSGVKIFSAGLRTKHCKLDTLRLSNCGIRERGCDSLASALRSNRCSHLRELDLSYNQPGDSGVKLLSDLLEDPHCKLETLQLIQCGLTGRCCEALASVLISNSSHLRELDLSDNDLQDSGVKLLSAGLGNKHCKLDTLRLSCCCVTERGCAFLASVLLSNPCSHLRELDLSYNHPGDSGVKLLSDLLEDPHCKLETLHVDHGGQCRIRPGLRKYSCQLTLDPNTANTHLYLSEDNRNVTWSEEEQKYPYHPDRFDCWYQVVCVESVSGRCYWEVQWTGNGAEIGVTKGMSRKGGSDDCRLGFNDKSWSLYCSDKSYYVSHNKIHTLIPVPPSRTVGVYVDCMSGTLSFYRVSSGQLTLLYSFTSAFSKHLCPAFGVYSYSSVSLCEME, from the exons ATGTCCATGAAGAGTGACCGGTCAATGGATCAACCTATTCGCTTCCAACAGGGACAGGTTTCTACAGATGGAAG aaatcagctgaagaGATGTGACTCGGCGCATCAACAGGTGGATTTATCAGCAGTTTTCAAG TCTCTTGAGGACAAAGCTGTGAAGTTCCTGAGAGATGAGTTGAACAAGTTGAAGAGGAATCTGAGTCAGGattacccagcatgccttgAGCCCCAGGCTGACAATGACCTGGACAGTGAAGCTGAGATCCAGAAGATGTGTGGCAGAGAGGGGGCTCTGAAGATTACACTGTACATCCTGAGGACCATGAACCAGAAGGACCTcgcagacacactggagaaga GCAACATAG atgaatttctgatgaaatatCAACATAAATACAGATGTAACCTGAAGAAGAAATtcgagtgtgtgtttgaagggaaagcaaagcaaggaAATCCAGTCCTGCTCAATAagatttacacagagctctacatcACTAAAGGTGGAACTGGAGGGATCaatgatgaacatgaagtgagactTATTGAAACAGCCACCAAGAGTCCAGCAGTACAAGACACTGCGATCcaatgcagtgacatttttgaaCCCTTAGCTGGAGAAACGGCACCTATAAGAACCGTGCTGACAAAGGGGGTTGCAGGCATCGGAAAAACTGTGTCTGTGCacaaatttattcttgactgggcagaaggaaaaggaaatcaagatattcatttcatatttgcttttcctttccgGGACCTAAATCTGATGAAGGGTCAAGATTACAGTCTGATAGAACTCATTCACCACTTTATCCCAGAACTGAAAGAGCTTGGATCAGCTGAGCTTGAAAGGTGTAAAACCTTGTTCATCTTCGATGGTCTAGATGAGAGTCGACTTCCTCTAGATTTCAAGAACAATCAGAGCTGGTTTGATGTAACAAAGACAACATCTTTGGATGTGTTGCTGACCAACCTCATTAAGGGGAATCTGCTCccctctgctctcatctgggtaacctccagaccagcagcagcaggtcagatCCCTCCTGAATGTGTCCACCAGGTGACAGAGATACGAGGGTTCAATGATCCTCAGAAGGAGGAGTACTTCAGGAAGAGGTTCAGCAATCAGGACCTGGTCAACAGGAtcatcacacatgtgaagtcaACAAGGAGtctctacatcatgtgtcatattcctgtcttctgttggatttcagccatTGTTCTTGAGAAGCTGTTTGGTAATGAAAACAGTGGAGAAATCCCCAAGACTCTGactcagatgtacacacacttcatcATCTTTCAGTCAAGTTTAAAGAATGAGAAGTATCAGAAGGAACGAGAAAATGAGctttataacattttaaaatcagacaGAGAATTCCTTCTAAAACTGGGGGAACTGGCTTTTAGAAACCTTGAGACAGGAAAcctcatattttatgaggaagatcTCAAAGAGTGTGgcattgatgtcagtgaagcttcagtgtactctggagtgtgtacagaaatcttcaaaGAGGAATGTGGGTTATACCAAaggaaggtttactgctttgtgcatctgagtgttcaggagtatcttgctgctttgttttcagtattaaaaagaaacaagaaatacAGTTTTATTAAACAGATTGCAGCTCATACAGAAAACTGGTCTGACTTTTTGAACAAATCAGTGGATCAGGCCTTACagagcaagaatggacacttggacctttacctccgcttccttcttggcctttcaaTGGATTCCAGTCAGAGTCTGTTATATGGGCTACTGACAGAGAGAAGAATCAGATCATTTGATACTgacaagacagtgcagtacatcaAGAAGAAGATCAGAGAAAATCTGTCTCCAGAGAGAACCATCAATCTGTTCCACTGTCTTAATGAACTCAATGACAATTCTTTAGTGGAGGAAGTCCAAGGTTACCTGAGCTCAGGAAATCTTTCAAACAAACACCTCTCACCTGcacagtggtcagctctggcctttgtgttactCATGTCAGACGAGGAACTGGATGTGTTTGACctgaagaaatacatcagatcAGAGGAAGGTcttctgaggctgctgccagTAGTCAAgatctccaaaacagctct ACTGAAACAGTGTGGACTGACAAAGAGATGCTGTGGAGCTCTGTCCTCAGTTCTGACCTTAAActcttcacacctgagagagctagacctgagtgacaatgacctgcaagattcaggagtgaagatattctctgctggactgaggaccaaacactgtaaactggacacactgag ACTGTCTAACTGTGGTATCAGAGAGAGAGGCTGTgattctctggcttcagctctacGTTCGAACCGCTGTTCACACTTGAGagaactggatctgagctacaatcagccaggagactcaggagtgaagctgctctctgatctactggaggatccacactgtaaactggagacactgca GTTGATCCAGTGTGGACTGACAGGgagatgctgtgaagctctggcctctgttctcatctcaaactcttcacacctgagagagttagacctgagtgacaatgacctgcaggattcaggagtgaagttactctctgctggactggggaataaacactgtaaactggacacactgag ACTGTCttgctgttgtgtcacagagagaggctgTGCTTTTCTGGCTTCAGTTCTGCTTTCgaacccctgttcacacctgagagaactggatctgagctacaatcacccaggagactcGGGAGTGAAAttgctctctgatctactggaggatccacactgtaaactggagacactgca tgtggaccatggtggacagtgcaggatcagaccaggactaaggaaat ACTCCTGCCAGCTCAcactggaccccaacacagcaaacacacacctatatctgtctgaggacaacagGAATGTGACATGGAgtgaagaggaacagaaatATCCTTatcatccagacagatttgactgttggtatcaagttgtgtgtgtagagagtgtgtctggtcgctgttactgggaggttcagtggactggaaatgGGGCTGAAATAGGAGTGACCAAAGGAATGAGCAGGAAAGGAGGCAGTGATGACTGTCGGCTTGGATTCAACGACAAGTCCTGGAGCCTGTACTGCTCTGATAAGAGTTACTACGTTAGTCACAATAAGATACACACTCTTATACCTGTACCCCCCTCCCGCACagtaggagtgtatgtggactgtatgtccggcactctgtccttTTACAGAGTCTCCTCTGGTCAACTGACCCTCCTGTACAGCTTCACCTCCGCATTCAGTAAGCACCTCTGTCCTGCGTTTGGGGTTTATAGTTATTCCTCAGTGTCCCTGTGTGAGATGGAATAG